From a single Cupriavidus taiwanensis LMG 19424 genomic region:
- a CDS encoding amidohydrolase family protein has protein sequence MRDTPAAGAASVEPFIDAHQHFWNLAINPYPWLQDETVPNFRYGDYSALRRNYLPEDLARDTAGCAPVKTVHVEAEWARANPVDETAWLTQLAAQTGRPTVIVGHAQLDRGDVEEVLAGHAACAIMRGIRNKPVTAARREDARRGVPGSMDDERWRRGYALLARHGMSFDLQAPWWNLDQAAALARDFPDTQLILNHTGLPADRSEAGLAGWRAAMAELAAQPNVAVKVSGLGLPGKPWTQADNVPVIRDAIAIFGTERCMFASNYPVDSLVASYGTIVAGFRAAIAIYPPEQQRALWHDNAARFYRL, from the coding sequence ATGCGCGACACACCCGCGGCGGGCGCGGCGTCCGTCGAGCCCTTTATCGACGCGCATCAGCATTTCTGGAACCTGGCGATCAACCCGTACCCGTGGCTGCAGGACGAAACGGTGCCGAACTTCCGCTATGGCGACTATTCGGCGCTGCGCAGGAACTATCTTCCCGAGGATCTCGCCCGCGATACGGCTGGCTGCGCGCCGGTGAAGACGGTGCATGTCGAAGCCGAATGGGCGCGCGCCAATCCTGTCGACGAGACCGCGTGGCTGACCCAGCTCGCCGCGCAGACGGGTCGGCCTACGGTGATCGTCGGCCATGCCCAGCTTGACCGCGGCGATGTCGAGGAAGTGCTGGCGGGCCATGCCGCCTGCGCGATCATGCGCGGCATCCGCAACAAGCCGGTGACCGCGGCGCGGCGCGAGGATGCGCGGCGCGGCGTGCCGGGCTCGATGGACGATGAGCGCTGGCGTCGTGGCTATGCCTTGCTGGCGCGGCACGGCATGTCCTTCGACCTGCAGGCGCCGTGGTGGAACCTGGATCAGGCGGCCGCGCTGGCACGGGACTTCCCGGACACGCAGCTGATCCTGAACCATACCGGGCTGCCGGCCGACCGCAGTGAAGCCGGCCTGGCCGGCTGGCGTGCCGCGATGGCCGAGCTGGCCGCGCAGCCCAATGTCGCCGTGAAGGTCTCGGGCCTGGGTTTGCCGGGAAAACCATGGACACAGGCCGACAATGTGCCCGTGATCCGCGACGCCATCGCCATCTTCGGCACGGAACGCTGCATGTTCGCCAGCAACTATCCGGTGGACAGCCTGGTGGCGAGCTACGGCACCATCGTCGCGGGCTTCCGCGCCGCCATTGCCATCTATCCGCCCGAACAGCAGCGCGCGCTGTGGCACGACAACGCCGCGCGCTTTTATCGCCTGTAG
- a CDS encoding polysaccharide biosynthesis tyrosine autokinase: MNQSTYLPVAAPVQSDEIAVVRYLDVLVANRWLIAAIAFAVLTLGVAYAFLARPVYEANILVQVEDSQNSPNGLLGDVSSLFDVKTQATAEIEILRSRMVVGKAVDNLRLYIDAKPKYFPLVGPWIASQSKGLSEPGLFGMGGYAWGGESIDVPTFDVPEALQGEGFVLVSLGDGRYRLEQASLDQPIVGRVGEVIEARHAVGEIRLLVTALKARPGIAFNLVRQSRLKTLEQLQQQLNIAEKGKQSGVIGASLEGNDARLTAAILNEIGDEYVAQNINRKAAEAEKSLLFLNNLLPQLKGELERAEVKYNAMRNDRGTFNLSEEGKAFLQESVTAETSLLELKQKRAELVTRFAPGHPSMQAIDKQIAALAAKAGAVAGRVKTLPNLEQDTVRLMRDVQVNNDLYVGMLNNMQQLKLVKAGKVGSVRLVDTSPVPEEPVKPKKALVIVLAAVLGVLAGAVVAFVRNALYGGITDPKDIEEHTGLNVYATVPQSEHQITLSKDIQARKRGHYLLADRFPNEPSVESLRSLRTSLQFAMLDAPNNRVLLTGATAGVGKSFVSANLAALMASGGKRVLLVDADMRKGYLNQYFGKDRDPGLSDVLAGKLALEEVVHRDVVPGLDFIGTGTIPPNPAELMLKERMAGLLEAFSARYDMVMIDTPPVLAVADAAILAERCATVFLVTRFGKSSIGEISESAKQLGQVNVSVKGVVFNGLDPNAFRYGYGSKYGRYRYAYYGYSQGEKA; the protein is encoded by the coding sequence ATGAACCAGTCCACTTATCTTCCCGTCGCGGCGCCGGTCCAGTCGGACGAGATTGCCGTCGTCCGCTACCTGGACGTGCTGGTGGCGAACCGCTGGCTGATCGCGGCCATCGCCTTTGCCGTGCTGACGCTCGGGGTTGCCTACGCGTTCCTGGCCCGCCCGGTGTACGAAGCCAACATCCTGGTGCAGGTCGAGGACAGCCAGAACAGTCCCAACGGCCTGCTGGGCGATGTCTCGTCGCTGTTCGACGTCAAGACGCAGGCAACCGCGGAAATCGAGATCCTGCGCTCGCGCATGGTGGTCGGCAAGGCGGTCGACAACCTGCGGCTCTATATCGATGCCAAGCCCAAATACTTCCCGCTGGTCGGGCCCTGGATCGCCAGCCAGTCGAAGGGGCTGTCCGAGCCCGGCCTGTTCGGCATGGGCGGCTATGCCTGGGGCGGGGAATCGATCGACGTGCCGACCTTCGACGTGCCCGAGGCGCTGCAAGGCGAGGGTTTCGTACTGGTGAGCCTGGGCGATGGCCGCTACCGGCTCGAGCAGGCCAGCCTGGACCAGCCCATCGTCGGCCGTGTCGGCGAAGTCATCGAGGCCCGCCATGCGGTCGGCGAGATCCGGCTGCTGGTGACGGCGCTGAAGGCCAGGCCCGGCATTGCCTTCAACCTGGTGCGCCAGTCGCGCCTGAAAACGCTGGAGCAGCTGCAGCAACAGCTGAACATTGCGGAGAAGGGCAAGCAGAGCGGCGTGATCGGGGCCTCGCTGGAGGGCAATGACGCCAGGTTGACGGCGGCGATCCTGAACGAGATCGGCGACGAGTACGTGGCGCAGAACATCAACCGCAAGGCCGCGGAGGCGGAAAAATCGCTGCTGTTCCTCAACAACCTGCTGCCGCAACTCAAGGGCGAGCTCGAGCGCGCGGAAGTGAAGTACAACGCCATGCGCAACGACCGCGGCACCTTCAACCTCAGCGAAGAGGGCAAGGCCTTCCTGCAGGAGAGCGTGACCGCCGAGACCTCGCTGCTGGAACTCAAGCAGAAGCGCGCCGAGCTGGTGACGCGCTTTGCGCCGGGCCATCCGTCGATGCAGGCCATCGACAAGCAGATTGCCGCGCTGGCGGCGAAGGCGGGGGCGGTCGCCGGCCGGGTCAAGACCCTGCCGAACCTGGAGCAGGATACGGTGCGGCTGATGCGCGACGTGCAGGTCAACAACGACCTCTATGTCGGCATGCTGAACAATATGCAGCAGCTCAAGCTGGTCAAGGCGGGCAAGGTCGGCAGCGTGCGCCTGGTCGACACCTCGCCGGTGCCCGAGGAGCCGGTCAAGCCGAAGAAGGCGCTGGTGATCGTGCTGGCGGCGGTGCTTGGCGTGCTGGCCGGGGCGGTAGTGGCCTTTGTCCGCAATGCCCTGTATGGCGGCATCACCGATCCCAAGGACATCGAGGAACATACCGGCCTTAACGTGTATGCGACCGTGCCCCAGTCCGAGCACCAGATCACGCTCAGCAAGGATATCCAGGCGCGCAAGCGCGGCCACTACCTGCTGGCCGACCGCTTCCCCAACGAGCCCTCGGTGGAAAGCCTGCGCAGCCTGCGCACGTCGCTGCAGTTCGCCATGCTGGACGCGCCCAACAACCGCGTGCTGCTGACCGGCGCGACGGCCGGCGTGGGCAAGTCCTTCGTCTCGGCCAACCTGGCGGCGTTGATGGCCTCGGGCGGCAAGCGCGTGCTGCTGGTCGATGCCGACATGCGCAAGGGCTACCTGAACCAGTATTTCGGCAAGGACCGCGATCCGGGCCTGTCTGACGTGCTGGCCGGCAAGCTGGCGCTGGAAGAGGTGGTGCACCGCGACGTGGTGCCGGGCCTGGATTTCATCGGCACCGGCACGATCCCGCCCAATCCGGCCGAACTGATGCTGAAGGAACGCATGGCCGGGCTGCTGGAGGCGTTCAGCGCGCGCTATGACATGGTGATGATCGACACCCCGCCGGTGCTGGCCGTCGCCGATGCCGCGATCCTGGCCGAGCGTTGCGCCACCGTGTTCCTGGTCACGCGCTTCGGCAAGAGCTCGATCGGCGAGATCTCGGAGTCCGCCAAGCAGTTGGGGCAGGTCAATGTCAGCGTGAAGGGGGTGGTCTTCAACGGCCTCGATCCCAACGCCTTCCGCTACGGCTACGGCTCCAAGTACGGGCGCTATCGCTACGCCTACTACGGCTACTCGCAGGGCGAGAAGGCGTAA
- the galU gene encoding UTP--glucose-1-phosphate uridylyltransferase GalU — protein sequence MTSRVSKAVFPVAGLGTRFLPATKASPKEMLPVVDKPLIQYAVEEAMAAGITEMIFVTGRSKRAIEDHFDKAFELEVELEAKNKRALLDVVRSIKPANVECFYVRQSEALGLGHAVLCAAKLVGDAPFAVMLADDLIDGNPPVMKQMVDAYDHYNCSVLGVEEILPEQSRSYGVVEGREWGEGVIKVSGIVEKPAPEEAPSNLGVVGRYILTPRIFDHLRALKPGAGGEFQLTDAIQSLLSQEQVLAYRYHGTRYDCGSKLGYLKATVEFALKHQETGAQFRSYLEQREPQLIHSLAA from the coding sequence ATGACAAGTCGCGTTAGCAAGGCCGTCTTTCCGGTCGCAGGCCTGGGCACCCGCTTCCTGCCGGCCACCAAGGCCAGCCCCAAGGAAATGCTGCCGGTGGTCGACAAGCCGCTGATCCAGTACGCCGTGGAAGAAGCCATGGCCGCCGGCATCACCGAGATGATCTTCGTCACCGGCCGCTCCAAGCGCGCCATCGAAGACCACTTCGACAAGGCCTTCGAACTGGAAGTCGAGCTGGAAGCCAAGAACAAGCGCGCGCTGCTCGATGTGGTGCGCTCGATCAAGCCGGCCAACGTCGAATGCTTCTACGTGCGCCAGTCCGAAGCGCTGGGCCTTGGCCACGCGGTGCTGTGCGCGGCCAAGCTGGTGGGCGACGCCCCGTTCGCCGTGATGCTGGCCGACGACCTGATCGACGGCAACCCGCCGGTGATGAAGCAGATGGTGGATGCGTACGACCACTACAACTGCTCGGTGCTGGGCGTCGAAGAGATCCTGCCGGAGCAAAGCCGCTCCTACGGCGTGGTCGAGGGACGCGAGTGGGGCGAAGGCGTGATCAAGGTCTCGGGCATCGTCGAGAAGCCGGCGCCGGAAGAGGCCCCGTCCAACCTCGGCGTGGTGGGCCGCTACATCCTGACGCCGCGCATCTTCGACCACCTGCGCGCGCTGAAACCCGGCGCCGGCGGCGAATTCCAGCTCACCGACGCGATCCAGTCGCTGCTGAGCCAGGAACAGGTACTGGCTTATCGCTATCACGGCACGCGTTACGACTGCGGCAGCAAGCTGGGCTACCTGAAGGCCACCGTCGAGTTTGCGCTGAAGCACCAGGAAACCGGCGCGCAGTTCCGCAGCTACCTGGAGCAGCGCGAACCCCAGCTGATCCACAGCCTGGCGGCCTGA
- a CDS encoding undecaprenyl-diphosphate phosphatase — protein MIDWIHLGKAFFLGLLEGLTEFLPISSTGHLILVGDWIDFTSHEARVFDVVIQLGAILAVCWLYRAKIANLCDGVVRRDPDALRFATAVLVAFLPAAVIGALLIGPIKHYLFDPAVVAAALIAGGLVILWVERRSAVPRIHAIEDFGWKQAIGIGLAQCVAMIPGTSRSGATIIGGMLSGVSRQAATEFSFFLAIPTMLGAATYDAMRHYHLLSMQDFWSIAAGFTAAFLSALVVVNALVRLVARHSLRAFAWYRIGLGVVIGVVSLGWSV, from the coding sequence ATGATCGACTGGATCCACCTGGGCAAGGCCTTCTTTCTCGGCCTGCTCGAAGGCCTGACGGAATTCCTGCCCATTTCGAGCACCGGGCACCTGATCCTGGTCGGCGACTGGATCGACTTCACTTCGCACGAGGCGCGCGTGTTCGACGTGGTGATCCAGCTCGGCGCCATCCTGGCCGTATGCTGGCTCTACCGCGCCAAGATCGCTAACCTGTGCGACGGCGTGGTGCGGCGCGATCCCGACGCACTGCGCTTCGCCACCGCGGTGCTGGTCGCCTTCCTGCCCGCCGCGGTCATCGGCGCGCTGCTGATCGGCCCGATCAAGCACTACCTCTTCGACCCCGCCGTGGTCGCCGCCGCACTGATCGCCGGCGGGCTCGTCATCCTGTGGGTAGAGCGGCGCAGCGCCGTGCCCCGCATCCACGCCATCGAAGACTTCGGCTGGAAACAGGCCATCGGCATCGGCCTCGCCCAGTGCGTGGCGATGATCCCCGGCACGTCCCGCTCCGGCGCCACCATCATTGGCGGCATGCTGTCCGGCGTCTCACGTCAGGCGGCGACCGAGTTTTCCTTCTTCCTGGCCATCCCCACCATGCTCGGCGCCGCCACCTACGACGCCATGCGGCACTACCACCTGCTCAGCATGCAGGACTTCTGGTCCATCGCCGCCGGCTTCACCGCTGCGTTCCTCTCCGCGCTCGTCGTCGTCAATGCGCTGGTGCGGCTGGTGGCGCGGCATTCGCTGCGTGCGTTTGCGTGGTACCGGATCGGGTTGGGGGTGGTGATTGGGGTGGTGAGTCTGGGGTGGTCGGTTTGA
- a CDS encoding CaiB/BaiF CoA transferase family protein — translation MNLPLSKIKVLDVSQIMAGPFCCMLLGDMGADVIKVEAPGAGDQTRKSMGFRLKGDDSGGFLALNRNKRSVEIDLKNPAGLEAFYELVRGADVLVENNRPGVAARLKIDYAVLREINPRLVYASISGFGQTGPWSRRPGLDLIAQAMSGVMSVMGHPDAPPVKASVPIADLGAGLFTAYGVLSALMGREHSGQGQYVDASLFETALGLSVWESAEFWGTGDVPVPIGSANRMSAPYQAVRAADRHFVIGAANPKLWAALCEVIERPDLLADPRFTDNAARIRNRAALIPEIEAEFARKPAAEWVDALLAAGVPAAPIFTYDEALASEQAVARDMVLEIDHPVEGRVKALGFPVKLSGTPQQVRYPAPLLGQHTDEVLGEFGLDAATVTRLRAQGAFGAPARAQELERGAA, via the coding sequence ATGAATTTGCCGTTATCGAAAATCAAGGTCCTGGACGTCAGCCAGATCATGGCGGGTCCGTTCTGCTGCATGCTGCTGGGCGACATGGGCGCCGACGTCATCAAGGTCGAAGCGCCGGGCGCCGGCGACCAGACCCGCAAGTCGATGGGCTTCCGGCTCAAGGGCGATGACAGCGGCGGCTTCCTGGCGCTGAACCGCAACAAGCGCAGTGTCGAGATCGACCTGAAGAACCCGGCCGGCCTCGAGGCCTTCTATGAACTGGTGCGCGGCGCCGACGTGCTGGTGGAGAACAACCGTCCGGGCGTGGCCGCTCGCCTGAAGATCGACTACGCGGTGCTGCGCGAGATCAATCCGCGCCTGGTCTATGCCAGCATCTCCGGGTTCGGCCAGACCGGGCCGTGGTCGCGGCGCCCGGGGCTGGACCTGATCGCGCAGGCCATGTCGGGCGTGATGAGCGTGATGGGCCACCCGGACGCGCCGCCGGTCAAGGCCAGCGTGCCGATCGCCGACCTGGGGGCGGGGCTGTTCACCGCGTATGGCGTGCTCAGCGCGCTGATGGGGCGCGAGCATTCCGGACAGGGGCAGTACGTGGATGCGTCGCTGTTCGAGACGGCGCTGGGGCTGTCGGTATGGGAGTCGGCCGAGTTCTGGGGCACCGGCGACGTGCCGGTGCCGATCGGCAGCGCCAACCGCATGAGCGCGCCATACCAGGCGGTGCGCGCCGCCGACCGGCACTTTGTGATCGGCGCGGCCAACCCCAAGCTGTGGGCCGCGCTGTGCGAGGTGATCGAGCGGCCCGACCTGCTTGCCGACCCGCGCTTTACCGACAACGCCGCCCGCATCCGCAACCGTGCCGCGCTGATTCCTGAAATTGAGGCAGAATTCGCGCGCAAGCCGGCGGCGGAATGGGTCGATGCGCTGCTGGCGGCCGGTGTGCCGGCGGCACCGATCTTCACCTACGACGAAGCGCTGGCCAGCGAACAGGCGGTGGCGCGGGACATGGTGCTGGAGATCGATCATCCGGTCGAGGGGCGGGTCAAGGCGCTGGGCTTTCCGGTCAAGCTGAGCGGCACGCCGCAGCAGGTGCGCTATCCGGCGCCGCTGCTGGGCCAGCATACCGATGAGGTGCTGGGCGAGTTCGGGCTGGACGCAGCCACCGTCACGCGGCTGCGGGCGCAGGGGGCGTTCGGCGCACCGGCCCGGGCACAGGAACTGGAACGCGGCGCCGCCTGA
- a CDS encoding transcriptional regulator GcvA, with amino-acid sequence MSRQIPPLNPLRAFEVAARHLSFTRAAEELFVTPSAVSHQIKALEESLGVQLFIRDAKALVLTPAGTAYLPSVQLAFKQLADATHRLHSKDRPALKVNMPPTFAVKWLIPRMDRFMKAHPDIDLKVSTSNHRIDFERDDFDMAIRYGRGDYPGLHCELCMAVEVIPVCSPALRHGPQPLETPSDLKHHTLLHDDSTYTDVSNPDWAMWLEHAGVTDVDASRGPSFWPSHLVINAALNGLGVALVKKNWIEQDLAEGRLVRLFESIRLPVEFSYFVVFPKERLEDRRIRSFTDWIRAEVSADQQQPSPV; translated from the coding sequence ATGTCGAGACAGATTCCCCCACTGAACCCGCTCAGGGCGTTCGAAGTGGCTGCCCGGCATCTGAGCTTCACGCGGGCCGCGGAGGAATTGTTCGTCACACCGTCGGCGGTCAGCCACCAGATCAAGGCACTGGAAGAAAGCCTGGGCGTGCAGTTGTTTATCCGCGACGCCAAGGCACTGGTCCTGACCCCGGCGGGCACGGCCTACCTGCCCAGCGTGCAACTGGCCTTCAAGCAGCTCGCCGATGCCACGCACCGCCTGCACAGCAAGGACCGCCCGGCGCTGAAGGTCAACATGCCGCCCACGTTCGCGGTCAAATGGCTGATCCCGCGCATGGACCGCTTCATGAAGGCGCACCCCGATATCGACCTGAAGGTGTCGACCTCGAACCATCGCATCGACTTCGAGCGCGACGATTTCGACATGGCGATCCGCTATGGCCGCGGCGATTACCCCGGCCTGCACTGCGAGCTGTGCATGGCGGTCGAAGTCATCCCCGTGTGCAGCCCGGCGCTGCGGCACGGCCCGCAGCCGCTCGAAACACCGTCCGACCTGAAGCACCATACGCTGCTGCACGACGACAGCACCTATACGGACGTAAGCAACCCCGACTGGGCAATGTGGCTGGAGCACGCCGGCGTGACCGATGTCGACGCCAGCCGGGGGCCGTCGTTCTGGCCGAGCCACCTGGTCATCAACGCTGCGCTCAACGGCCTGGGCGTGGCGCTGGTGAAGAAGAACTGGATCGAGCAGGACCTGGCCGAGGGCCGGCTGGTGCGCCTGTTCGAATCGATCCGGCTGCCGGTCGAATTCTCCTACTTCGTGGTGTTCCCGAAGGAGCGGCTGGAGGATCGCCGCATCCGCAGCTTCACCGACTGGATCCGCGCGGAAGTGTCGGCGGATCAGCAGCAGCCGTCCCCCGTCTGA
- a CDS encoding thioesterase family protein, whose product MKNGLQPGATCARTLTVDRQRTIDFLGESLRIYATPELVRDIEQTCLDFLQGFLEDGESSVGAEVSVQHTGATPLGGEVRIHVEVTAIDGRSVTFGVTADDAVERVCSGTHRRFVVDVERLRARVQKKTASMPVAV is encoded by the coding sequence ATGAAGAACGGATTGCAACCTGGCGCGACCTGCGCGCGCACGCTGACGGTCGACCGCCAGCGCACCATCGATTTTCTTGGCGAGAGCCTGCGCATCTACGCCACGCCCGAGCTGGTACGCGATATCGAACAGACTTGCCTCGATTTCCTGCAAGGCTTTCTCGAGGATGGTGAAAGCTCGGTGGGCGCGGAGGTGTCGGTGCAGCACACCGGTGCCACGCCGCTGGGCGGCGAGGTGCGCATCCACGTCGAGGTCACGGCCATCGATGGCCGCAGTGTCACCTTCGGCGTGACCGCCGACGATGCGGTGGAGCGGGTTTGCAGCGGCACGCATCGCCGCTTCGTGGTCGATGTCGAGCGCTTGCGCGCACGCGTGCAGAAAAAGACGGCATCAATGCCCGTCGCGGTCTGA
- a CDS encoding polysaccharide biosynthesis/export family protein — protein sequence MLKLSSSLRFGRAVVCLGIVPLLASCALAPGMRFDPQRPLDPEDPESVPKVTQITPALVRTLKAATPPANAGVEALFGEPGPYTVGVGDILSIVVWDHPELVFPTQTYSIGAAYEIPSYSGAANIPGYVVSPAGTIQFPYAGVLKVLGQTPDQIRGQLSTQLKPVVTMPQVTVRVLAFRSKRVYLDGEVKTPGPQNIDDVPMTLVEALNRAGGINALTGDNSRIRISREGKIYYVSLPALLQQGIDPARILLRNGDIVRVEQREDSKVFVTGEVVRPTPVMPRNGRLTLSEAIGEAGGLNPNSANAKELYVIRKADDGQAEVFHLDGKSPVAFALAEAFELKPRDVVYVDAAGVVRWSRVINQLLPSGNFFTSTANAVK from the coding sequence GTGCTAAAGCTTTCAAGCAGCTTGAGGTTTGGCAGGGCCGTCGTGTGCCTGGGGATCGTTCCGTTGCTGGCATCGTGCGCGCTGGCGCCGGGCATGCGCTTCGACCCGCAGCGTCCGCTCGATCCGGAGGACCCTGAGTCGGTGCCCAAGGTCACGCAGATCACGCCCGCGCTGGTGCGTACGCTGAAGGCCGCCACGCCCCCGGCGAACGCCGGCGTGGAAGCGTTGTTCGGCGAGCCGGGGCCTTATACCGTGGGCGTCGGCGACATTCTCTCGATCGTGGTGTGGGACCACCCCGAACTGGTTTTCCCCACGCAGACCTACTCGATTGGCGCCGCCTACGAGATTCCCAGCTACAGCGGCGCGGCCAACATTCCCGGCTACGTGGTCAGTCCGGCCGGCACCATCCAGTTTCCCTATGCCGGCGTGCTCAAGGTGCTCGGCCAGACCCCGGACCAGATCCGCGGGCAGCTGAGCACCCAGCTCAAGCCGGTGGTGACGATGCCGCAGGTCACGGTGCGCGTGCTGGCGTTCCGCAGCAAGCGTGTCTACCTCGACGGCGAAGTGAAGACGCCGGGTCCGCAAAATATCGACGACGTGCCGATGACCCTGGTCGAGGCGCTCAACCGCGCCGGCGGCATCAACGCGCTGACTGGCGACAACAGCCGCATCCGCATCTCGCGCGAGGGCAAGATCTACTACGTCAGCCTGCCGGCGCTGCTGCAGCAGGGCATCGATCCAGCGCGCATCCTGCTGCGCAACGGCGACATCGTGCGCGTGGAGCAGCGCGAGGACAGCAAGGTCTTCGTGACCGGCGAAGTCGTCAGGCCGACGCCGGTGATGCCGCGCAACGGCCGGCTCACGCTCAGCGAAGCGATTGGCGAAGCCGGCGGCCTGAATCCCAATTCGGCCAACGCCAAGGAGCTCTACGTGATCCGCAAGGCCGACGACGGGCAGGCCGAGGTGTTCCACCTCGACGGCAAGTCACCGGTCGCGTTCGCCCTGGCCGAGGCATTCGAGCTGAAGCCGCGCGACGTGGTCTATGTCGATGCCGCGGGCGTGGTCCGCTGGAGCCGCGTGATCAACCAGCTGTTGCCGAGCGGGAATTTCTTCACGTCGACGGCGAACGCAGTCAAATGA
- a CDS encoding Bug family tripartite tricarboxylate transporter substrate binding protein produces MTMSRSLMRRWAMPAAVVLGLLGGTATASAETYPSRRIELIVPWQAGGGADVVARALSAAAAKHLPQPIVVINKPGATGSVGLGEVVNAKPDGYKLVLSSSELTFLNYLGLAKFTYQDLIPIARLNADPAAVAVRADAPWSTIEQFVADARKPDANIRVGNAGQGSAWHMAAAALADKTGAKFNHIPYAGGAPATLALLGGHIDAVTVSTAEVFTHVAAGKLKVLAVMADKRVSGFDNVPTLKERNIDLSMGIWRGISAPKGTPPEVIAVLKTAIAKSVQEPVMRQTLEKLHFSTDTYADDVTLQAAMVKESAQFKQLAGRISVKE; encoded by the coding sequence ATGACGATGTCACGTTCGCTGATGCGGCGCTGGGCGATGCCGGCCGCCGTGGTGCTGGGGCTGCTGGGGGGTACGGCCACGGCAAGCGCGGAAACCTACCCGAGCCGGCGCATCGAGCTGATCGTGCCGTGGCAGGCGGGCGGTGGGGCCGACGTGGTGGCGCGCGCGCTGTCGGCCGCGGCCGCGAAACACCTGCCGCAGCCGATCGTGGTGATCAACAAGCCGGGTGCCACCGGCTCGGTAGGCCTGGGCGAAGTGGTCAACGCGAAGCCGGACGGGTACAAGCTGGTGCTGTCGTCCAGCGAGCTGACCTTCCTGAATTACCTCGGGCTGGCCAAGTTCACCTACCAGGACCTGATCCCCATCGCACGCCTGAATGCGGACCCGGCCGCCGTGGCGGTCCGGGCCGATGCGCCGTGGAGCACGATCGAACAGTTTGTCGCCGATGCGCGCAAGCCGGACGCCAATATCCGCGTGGGTAATGCCGGGCAGGGCTCCGCGTGGCATATGGCAGCCGCCGCGCTGGCCGACAAGACCGGGGCGAAGTTCAACCATATCCCCTATGCCGGCGGTGCTCCGGCCACGCTCGCGCTGCTGGGCGGGCATATCGACGCGGTCACGGTCAGCACGGCGGAGGTCTTCACGCATGTCGCCGCGGGCAAGCTCAAGGTGCTGGCGGTGATGGCCGACAAGCGGGTCAGCGGCTTCGACAACGTGCCAACGCTGAAGGAGCGCAATATCGACCTGTCGATGGGGATCTGGCGCGGCATCTCGGCACCGAAGGGCACGCCGCCGGAGGTGATCGCGGTGCTGAAGACGGCGATCGCGAAATCCGTGCAGGAGCCGGTGATGCGCCAGACGCTGGAGAAGCTGCACTTCAGCACCGATACCTATGCTGATGACGTGACGCTGCAGGCCGCCATGGTGAAGGAGTCGGCGCAGTTCAAGCAGCTCGCCGGCCGCATCAGCGTCAAGGAGTAA
- a CDS encoding low molecular weight protein-tyrosine-phosphatase: MIKTVLVVCIGNICRSPMAQGLLRQALPEGEVVSAGLGALSGHAADPHAVDLMSRQGVDISGHRAQQLNHVLIRRADLILVMDAAQRQEIQRLHPATTGRVFRLGELEKFDVPDPYRQPRAAFESALQLIQRGVESWVPRIRALG, from the coding sequence ATGATCAAGACCGTACTCGTGGTCTGCATCGGCAATATCTGCCGCAGCCCGATGGCGCAAGGCCTGCTCAGGCAGGCGCTGCCCGAGGGCGAGGTGGTCTCCGCCGGCCTCGGCGCGCTGTCCGGGCACGCGGCCGATCCGCATGCGGTGGACCTGATGAGCCGCCAGGGCGTCGACATCTCCGGGCACCGGGCCCAGCAGCTCAATCACGTGCTGATCCGGCGCGCGGACCTGATCCTGGTGATGGACGCCGCGCAGCGGCAGGAGATCCAGCGCCTGCACCCGGCCACCACCGGACGGGTGTTCCGCCTTGGCGAACTGGAGAAGTTCGATGTGCCAGACCCTTACCGCCAGCCCCGTGCGGCATTCGAGAGCGCGTTGCAGCTGATCCAGCGCGGCGTGGAGTCCTGGGTGCCGCGCATCCGGGCCCTGGGTTAA